A genomic window from Vitis riparia cultivar Riparia Gloire de Montpellier isolate 1030 chromosome 16, EGFV_Vit.rip_1.0, whole genome shotgun sequence includes:
- the LOC117933079 gene encoding metacaspase-1-like, producing MSMLVNCPNCRTQLQPPPAARYIRCTICLAVTQVDQTYFLSPPPPPYSSAYHHQYHVPVPPVPSPYGQMPAGQPVGVHGKKRALVCGVLYRNTGRDLKGSVNDAMCMKFLLRNRFNFPESSILMLTEEENDPDRKPTRENMRRALYWLVQGCQPGDSLVFHFSGHGSQLRNYTGDELDGYDETLCPMDYQTQGMILDDEINATIVRPLPPGVKLHAIVDACHSGTVLDLPFLCRMNRSGHYVWEDHRPQSGVWKGTSGGEVISFSGCDDHQISIDTRALSKIALTGAMTFSFIQAIEHGYATTYGTMLNSMRSTIYNNDLGGNYVTSFPTMHPINDRLKQEPQLTSNIPIDVYMKPFSL from the exons ATGTCGATGCTGGTCAACTGCCCAAACTGCCGCACTCAGCTGCAACCTCCGCCGGCCGCCCGCTACATCCGCTGCACCATCTGTCTGGCCGTCACCCAAGTCGATCAAACTTACTTTCTCTCTCCACCTCCGCCGCCCTACTCCTCCGCTTACCACCACCAGTATCACGTTCCGGTGCCTCCGGTACCGTCTCCGTACGGACAGATGCCAGCGGGGCAGCCGGTAGGGGTTCACGGCAAGAAGCGGGCGCTGGTCTGCGGCGTGTTGTACCGGAACACGGGACGTGACCTGAAGGGGTCTGTAAATGACGCCATGTGTATGAAGTTTTTGCTGAGGAATCGGTTCAATTTTCCGGAGTCTTCCATTCTCATGCTGACTG aagaagaaaatgatccTGATAGGAAGCCAACTAGAGAGAACATGAGAAGGGCATTGTATTGGCTTGTACAAGGCTGTCAACCTGGAGACTCCTTAGTGTTCCATTTTTCTGGTCATGGTTCACAACTGAGAAACTACACtggagatgagcttgatggataTGATGAGACCCTTTGTCCCATGGACTATCAAACTCAGGGAATGATTTTGGATGATGAAATCAATGCAACAATTGTTAGGCCTCTTCCCCCTGGAGTCAAGCTTCATGCAATCGTTGATGCATGCCATAGTGGTACTGTGTTAGATCTACCATTCCTTTGTAGAATGAACAG AAGCGGACACTATGTATGGGAAGACCATCGCCCTCAATCAGGTGTATGGAAAGGGACAAGTGGTGGGGAGGTCATTTCTTTTAGTGGTTGTGATGATCATCAAATCTCCATTGATACACGA GCTCTATCAAAGATCGCTTTGACAGGTGCAATGaccttttctttcattcaaGCAATAGAGCATGGATATGCAACCACATATGGGACCATGTTAAATTCAATGCGGTCGACCATCTATAACAATGATCTTGGGGGTAATTATGTGACATCTTTTCCTACCATGCATCCGATCAATGATAGGTTAAAGCAG GAACCACAATTAACTTCCAACATACCAATTGATGTGTATATGAAGCCTTTCTCCCTCTAA